One window of Perca flavescens isolate YP-PL-M2 chromosome 6, PFLA_1.0, whole genome shotgun sequence genomic DNA carries:
- the rnf183 gene encoding E3 ubiquitin-protein ligase RNF183, with product MSDDEERHSHGARQAPNVKPTLNQTESNSKGDTWKTVRPTKVRRSRSTDSERGERGRRRERDSRYQGEGRQRGRSEEARRKVKPPEDDVQDTECAVCFCTYDNIFKTPKLLACGHTFCLECLARINVTSPELKTLCCPVCRELTELPHGQDLPRLGNNEYIISKLPADMQRALSIRFQRGKGKLFLKNPPPSSLIRSHILTLPKKRHGGPVTAGGDLHLNTMEQGIAPTTVVNVGRPPNRVRGRMRRLFRSDRCYYIVVGSIITVTVALMLVGILAFVIIPNVIGRSPPTTTSPQGSGLRP from the coding sequence ATGAGCGATGACGAGGAGAGACACAGCCATGGAGCCAGGCAGGCCCCCAACGTCAAACCCACACTCAACCAGACAGAGAGCAACAGCAAGGGCGACACGTGGAAGACGGTTAGGCCTACTAAAGTGAGGAGGTCGAGGAGTACCGACTCGGAGAGGGGGGAAAGAGGCAGGAGGAGAGAACGAGACAGCAGGTACCAGGGTGAGGGGAGGCAGCGGGGGAGGAGTGAGGAGGCCCGGAGGAAGGTGAAACCCCCTGAAGATGATGTGCAGGACACTGAGTGCGCTGTGTGTTTCTGCACATACGATAACATCTTCAAGACCCCAAAGCTGCTGGCGTGCGGGCACACTTTCTGTCTGGAGTGCCTCGCTCGCATCAACGTGACCTCTCCTGAGCTCAAGACCCTGTGCTGCCCCGTATGCCGTGAGCTGACCGAGCTCCCCCACGGCCAGGACCTGCCCCGGCTGGGCAACAATGAGTACATCATAAGCAAACTCCCAGCAGACATGCAGAGGGCACTGTCCATCCGCTTCCAGCGTGGCAAGGGCAAACTGTTCCTAAAGAACCCTCCTCCCAGCAGCCTGATCAGGTCTCACATCCTCACCCTGCCTAAAAAGAGACACGGTGGCCCGGTGACAGCAGGTGGTGACCTCCACTTGAACACCATGGAGCAGGGAATAGCCCCGACCACTGTGGTGAACGTAGGCAGGCCTCCAAACAGGGTCAGAGGTCGCATGCGCAGGTTGTTCCGCTCGGACCGGTGCTACTACATCGTGGTGGGGTCCATCATCACCGTCACTGTGGCACTCATGCTGGTGGGGATTCTGGCCTTTGTGATCATACCGAATGTGATTGGACGAAGTccaccaacaacaacatcacCACAGGGTTCAGGATTAAGACCCTGA
- the dhx16 gene encoding pre-mRNA-splicing factor ATP-dependent RNA helicase DHX16 yields the protein MANLEQWVNDRLHDILGLSDRYVSQFMIGTARKASSPQDFVTRLEQTGTIDIEPSVVAFAQELFDKIPRKQVVEKPARAMEREAIEMDRKNRTYTLLEDSDSDGDTVIEKQKGKKKSKDKDRGNRRKHIRQKKESESSSEDEASKRGSSGQGEHKSLNKEDEEEEWEKEERERQHDIEERDAFAERVKQKDKDKTRNITERTDKKAYEEAQKRLKMAEDDQKNMLPELRKRSRWDYLKKREAEKLEDLEAEIKDDEYLFHTDELTEKERKELEYKRTLRDLAKDYKKAGAKEQEERKNRYYMPEEKRSKEMPQRDLELEETPMELGGEQGRWEEERLKTASLSFGAKREREQGMRQEQEKYQLILEEEEMIDFVSTAMTMKGTRTEEEQEALAVSQAELKKQSMQEVRRSLPIFPYREDLLAAIHEHQILVIEGETGSGKTTQIPQYLLEDGYTQGGMKIGCTQPRRVAAMSVASRVAQEMSVKLGNEVGYSIRFEDCTSERTVLKYMTDGMLLREFLTEPDLASYSVIIIDEAHERTLHTDILFGLIKDIARFRSDLKVLVASATLDTERFSCFFDDAPVFRIPGRRFPVDIFYTKAPEADYLEACVVSVLQIHVTQSPGDILVFLTGQEEIEACCELLQERCRRLGSKIAELLVLPIYANLPSDMQAKIFNPTPPGARKVVVATNIAETSLTIDGIIYVIDPGFCKQKSYNARTGMESLIVTPCSRASANQRAGRAGRVAAGKCFRLYTAWAFKHEMEESTVPEIQRTNLGNVVLLLKSLGINDLIHFDFMDPPPHETLVLALEQLYALGALNHLGELTKLGRRMAELPVDPMLSKMILASEQYKCSEEVLTIAAMLSVNNSIFYRPKDKVVHADNARMNFVVPGGDHLVLLNVYTQWLESGYSTQWCYENFIQFRSMRRARDVRDQLEGLMDRIEVEVVSSQGDSLPIRKAVTAGYFYHTARLSKGGYKTVKHQQTVYVHPNSSLFEEQPRWLIYHELVFTTKEFMRQVIEIDSGWLLEVAPHYYKSKELEDSSSKKMPRKQGKTKEELG from the exons ATGGCTAATCTAGAGCAGTGGGTGAATGACCGTCTCCATGACATCCTCGGGTTGAGTGACAGATATGTGTCTCAATTCATGATCGGCACTGCACGGAAAGCGTCGAGTCCTCAAGACTTTGTGACTCGTCTCGAGCAGACGGGCACGATTGACATCGAACCGAGTGTGGTTGCCTTTGCGCAGGAGCtgtttgacaag ATTCCTCGCAAGCAGGTTGTTGAGAAACCAGCCCGTGCAATGGAACGAGAAGCCATTGAAATGGACAGGAAGAATCGCACGTACACATTACTGGAGGACAGCGACAGTGATGGAGACACTGTGATAGAGAAGCagaaagggaaaaagaaaagcaaggacaaagacagaggaaaCCGGAGGAAGCACATCAGACAGAAGAAAGAGAGTGAGTCGTCAAGTGAGGACGAAGCATCTAAAAG GGGCAGTTCAGGCCAAGGGGAGCACAAGTCTCTCAAtaaagaagatgaagaggaagagtggGAGAAGGAAGAGCGAGAGCGGCAGCATGACATTGAAGAAAGAGATGCATTTGCCGAGCGAGTGAAgcagaaagacaaagacaagacCCGCAACATAACAGAGAGGACTGACAAAAAG GCTTATGAGGAAGCTCAGAAGAGGCTGAAGATGGCTGAAGATGATCAGAAGAACATG TTGCCAGAGTTGAGGAAGCGCTCTCGTTGGGATTATCTAAagaagagagaggcagagaagcTGGAGGACCTGGAGGCAGAGATCAAAGACGATGAGTACCTTTTCCATACAGATGAGCTGACcgagaaggagagaaaggagTTGGAATACAAACGCACCCTTCGTGACCTGGCTAAAGATTACAAAAAGGCTGGTGCCAAGGaacaggaggagaggaagaacagATACTATATgccagaagagaagagaagcaaG GAGATGCCGCAGAGGGACCTGGAGCTGGAGGAAACTCCCATGGAGCTGGGAGGAGAGCAAGGCCGCtgggaggaggagaggctgaAGACGGCCTCCCTCAGCTTCGGCGCCAAGAGGGAGCGAGAGCAAGGGATGAGGCAGGAGCAGGAGAAGTACCAGCTGATCCTAGAGGAGGAAGAGATGATCGACTTTGTCAGCACTGCCATGACCATGAAGGGAACTCGGACGGAAGAG GAGCAGGAGGCCCTGGCTGTGTCCCAGGCGGAGCTGAAGAAACAGTCCATGCAGGAGGTTCGACGCAGTCTGCCCATCTTCCCCTACAGAGAGGACCTGCTAGCTGCCATCCACGAGCACCAGATCCTGGTCATTGAGGGGGAGACGGGCTCGGGAAAGACCACCCAGATCCCGCAGTACCTCCTGGAAGAC GGCTACACACAAGGAGGCATGAAGATCGGATGTACACAGCCTCGCAGAGTGGCAGCCATGTCGGTGGCAAGCAGAGTGGCACAGGAAATGAGCGTCAAGCTTGGGAATGAG GTGGGTTATAGTATTCGTTTTGAGGACTGCACATCAGAGAGAACAGTGCTCAAGTACATGACAGACGGCATGCTGCTCCGAGAGTTTCTCACCGAGCCCGACCTGGCCAGCTACAG tgTGATCATCATAGATGAAGCCCACGAGCGAACACTCCACACAGACATCCTCTTTGGTCTGATCAAAGACATCGCCAGATTCAGATCAGACCTGAAGGTGCTGGTGGCCAGCGCCACTCTGGACACCGAGCGCTTCTCCTGCTTCTTTGACGACGCACCAGTCTTCAGGATCCCTGGCAGGAGGTTCCCCGTCGATATCTTCTACACTAAA GCTCCAGAGGCCGACTACCTGGAAGCCTGCGTGGTGTCGGTGCTACAGATCCACGTCACCCAGTCTCCTGGAGACATTCTAGTCTTCCTCACTGGACAG GAGGAGATCGAAGCGTGTTGCGAACTGCTCCAGGAGAGATGCCGGCGGCTTGGATCTAAGATAGCAGAGCTGCTGGTTCTTCCCATCTACGCCAACCTTCCATCAGACATGCAGGCGAAGATCTTCAACCCTACTCCACCTGGAGCCCGTAAG GTGGTGGTCGCTACCAATATAGCAGAAACTTCACTGACCATAGATGGCATCATCTACGTCATTGACCCAGGTTTCTGCAAACAAAAGAGTTACAACGCTCGCACCGGCATGGAGTCACTCATTGTCACACCCTGTTCACGG GCTtcggccaatcagagagcaggcCGTGCAGGCAGAGTGGCTGCTGGGAAATGTTTCAGGCTTTACACAGCCTGGGCCTTTAAACATGAGATGGAAGAATCGACTGTACCCGAGATTCAGAGGACCAACTTGGGAAATGTAGTCCTGCTGCTAAAGAGTCTAG GCATCAATGACCTCATTCACTTTGACTTCATGGACCCACCTCCTCATGAGACTCTGGTCTTGGCGCTGGAGCAGCTCTATGCTCTGGGAGCACTCAACCACCTGGGAGAGCTCACCAAG CTGGGTCGCAGGATGGCTGAGCTACCCGTGGACCCCATGTTGAGCAAGATGATCCTGGCCTCCGAGCA GTACAAGTGTTCGGAGGAAGTGTTGACAATTGCGGCCATGCTGTCGGTGAACAACTCTATTTTCTACCGGCCCAAAGACAAAGTGGTGCACGCCGACAACGCCAGGATGAACTTTGTGGTGCCAGGGGGAGACCACCTGGTGCTGCTCAACGTGTACACACAG TGGTTGGAGAGTGGTTACTCCACACAGTGGTGCTACGAGAACTTCATCCAGTTCCGCTCCATGAGAAGAGCCCGGGACGTCCGGGACCAGCTGGAGGGTCTGATGGATCGTATTGAGGTGGAGGTGGTCAGCTCCCAGGGAGACAGCTTACCCATTCGCAAG GCGGTGACGGCAGGATATTTCTATCACACGGCGCGACTGAGCAAAGGCGGCTACAAGACAGTGAAGCACCAGCAGACGGTCTACGTCCACCCCAACAGCTCTCTGTTCGAGGAGCAGCCCCGCTGGCTCATCTACCACGAGCTGGTCTTCACCACCAAGGAGTTCATGAGACAG GTTATTGAGATAGACAGCGGCTGGCTGCTTGAAGTGGCTCCTCACTACTACAAGAGCAAAGAGCTggaggacagcagcagcaagaaGATGCCCCGCAAgcaaggaaaaacaaaagaggAGCTGGGCTGA